A DNA window from Myripristis murdjan chromosome 19, fMyrMur1.1, whole genome shotgun sequence contains the following coding sequences:
- the arf2b gene encoding ARF GTPase 2b, translating to MGNVFANLFKGLFGKKEMRILMVGLDAAGKTTILYKLKLGEIVTTIPTIGFNVETVEYKNISFTVWDVGGQDKIRPLWRHYFQNTQGLIFVVDSNDRERVNEAREELSRMLAEDELRDAVLLVFANKQDLPNAMNAAEITDKLGLHSLRQRNWYIQATCATSGDGLYEGLDWLSNQLKNQK from the exons ATGGGGAATGTATTTGCAAACTTATTCAAGGGCCTGTTTGGTAAGAAGGAGATGAGGATCCTCATGGTTGGTCTAGATGCTGCTGGCAAAACGACCATCCTATACAAACTCAAACTTGGAGAGATTGTCACCACCATTCCCACTATTG GTTTTAATGTTGAAACAGTAGAATACAAGAACATCAGCTTCACAGTGTGGGACGTGGGTGGTCAGGACAAAATCAGGCCGCTGTGGCGCCACTACTTCCAGAACACTCAAG GGCTTATCTTTGTGGTGGACAGCaatgacagggagagagtgaaCGAGGCCAGAGAGGAGCTGTCAAGAATGCTCGCTGAGGATGAGCTCAGAGACGCTGTGTTgcttgtttttgcaaataaacag GACCTTCCCAATGCTATGAATGCTGCAGAGATCACAGACAAGCTGGGCTTGCACTCCCTTCGCCAGCGCAACTGGTACATCCAGGCCACCTGCGCCACCAGTGGGGACGGCCTGTATGAGGGCCTGGACTGGCTCTCCAACCAGCTTAAGAACCAGAAATGA
- the map3k14b gene encoding mitogen-activated protein kinase kinase kinase 14, with translation MPKHFVLPLFKDLLKHTPNEWMTKINVNEGIIFHSQLQPYRSKYREEEEYCILHHIQNGSYGDVFCVRDKRTGFECAAKRIPLSHFSSEEVSTWSTLNSPRVVELFGAVREGPNILLFMDLKPGCLAQLLKEKGTLPEDLALHYLRQILGALDHLHHRHVVHLDVKVDNVLLSTDCRNTFLCDFGLSETLDGNGQSTKAFKGSGFAGTETHMAPEVARGEQRCAKADVWSSCCMLLHMLNGCHPWIRYYSHPLCLKIVNEPPPLWEVPSNCNHFTAKVFRAGLQKDPDRRASARELRMKTTKALRAVGGLSRWSIKAALEKVDHDINTNGDTPCTLSPGIPLTPAKPATAVSAPTMHWVSPWRTRAMDEDSSDLEEGVSELDSEEETDSLTKEWESQPKSLRQYYVADDKDWETGSDSEVDIYMGEEEYSQKRGAWPKNDRAYEGDWEEEEEEQEGGEEEEEECDSSSLTEYFHALKVHFPLLRKGQQTTGHSWGSEPELEYLRDGVSTGNMIQSPSPEPRDHPPSCFSCSDTSQIEASDRDSDRSSDDLSSGVFSSYNSQIDGHLEWLVSANQPSSYCLEGVDIWIENIHGECLRIRERRQVKVGHVAIGISDQILVKAFSLETLDRKMVPFQQKIQESGLWLRCVPAPDHCQRWSWRIKDGKLELRE, from the exons ATGCCAAAGCACTTTGTTTTGCCTCTTTTCAAAGATCTGCTTAAACACACACCCAATGAGTGGATGACCAAAATAAATGTCAATGAAGGAATCATATTTCACAGT caACTCCAGCCCTACAGGTCTAAGTacagggaagaagaagaatactGCATTCTTCACCACATCCAGAATGGCTCATACGGTGATGTGTTCTGCGTACGGGACAAAAGGACCGGATTTGAGTGTGCAGCGAAGAGG ATCCCATTGAGTCACTTCAGCAGTGAGGAGGTGAGCACGTGGAGCACTCTGAACTCTCCTCGTGTAGTGGAGCTCTTTGGGGCTGTGAGGGAGGGGCCGAACATCCTCCTCTTCATGGACTTGAAGCCAG GCTGTTTGGCCCAGCTACTTAAAGAGAAAGGCACCCTACCTGAAGATTTAGCACTGCACTACCTCCGTCAGATACTGGGCGCACTAGACCACCTGCACCACAGACATGTCGTTCACCTGGATGTCAAAG ttgataatgtgctgttGTCCACGGACTGCAGAAACACATTCCTCTGTGACTTTGGTCTCTCTGAGACATTAGATGGCAATGGACAGAGCACCAAGGCATTCAAGG GGTCTGGCTTTGCTGGCACAGAGACCCACATGGCCCCCGAGGTGGCACGGGGGGAGCAGCGCTGTGCCAAGGCGGATGtgtggagcagctgctgcatgctACTGCACATGCTCAATGGATGCCACCCCTGGATACGCTATTACTCCCATCCACTGTGTCTCAAG ATTGTCAATGAGCCTCCACCGCTATGGGAGGTGCCTTCCAACTGTAATCATTTCACTGCCAAAGTGTTCAGGGCTGGCCTCCAGAAAGACCCTGACAGACGAGCTTCAGCCAGGGAGCTCAGGATGAAGACCACCAAGGCCCTCAGAGCAG TTGGAGGTCTCAGTCGCTGGTCCATCAAAGCTGCCTTGGAGAAAGTGGATCATGACATCAACACGAATGGAGACACACCCTGCACTCTGTCACCTGGGATTCCCTTGACCCCAGCTAAGCCAGCCACTGCCGTCTCTGCCCCCACAATGCACTGGGTGAGCCCTTGGAGAACGAGGGCGATGGATGAAGACAGCAGTGACCTGGAGGAGGGTGTTTCAGAATTAGACTCTGAGGAGGAGACGGACTCCCTGACTAAGGAATGGGAATCCCAGCCAAAATCCTTGCGGCAATATTACGTCGCAGATGACAAAGACTGGGAAACAGGGTCAGACTCTGAGGTGGATATTTACATGGGAGAGGAGGAATATTCTCAGAAAAGGGGAGCATGGCCAAAAAATGACAGGGCCTACGAGGGGGactgggaggaagaggaggaagaacaagagggaggagaggaggaggaagaggagtgtgACTCTTCCTCGCTCACAGAATATTTCCATGCTCTCAAAGTCCATTTCCCTTTGCTGCGTAAAGGCCAACAGACAACTGGCCACTCATGGGGATCCGAACCAGAGCTGGAATACCTCAGAGACG GTGTATCTACAGGCAACATGATCCAGAGTCCATCCCCGGAGCCCAGAGATCACCCTCCGTCCTGCTTCAGCTGCTCAGACACGTCCCAGATAGAGGCCTCAGACAGg gACTCTGATCGTTCATCGGATGATCTCAGCTCTGGAGTTTTCTCCTCCTACAACAGCCAGATAGATGGCCATCTAGAGTGGTTGGTCTCAGCAAATCAGCCATCCTCGTACTGCCTCGAAG GTGTCGACATCTGGATTGAGAACATCCACGGAGAGTGCCTGAGGATTCGTGAACGCCGGCAGGTTAAAGTGGGCCATGTTGCGATAGGAATTAGTGATCAG ATCTTAGTAAAAGCCTTCAGTTTGGAGACCCTGGACAGGAAGATGGTGCCCTTCCAGCAAAAGATCCAGGAGTCTGGCCTCTGGCTCCGCTGTGTCCCTGCTCCCGACCACTGCCAGCGCTGGAGCTGGAGGATCAAGGATGGCAAGCTGGAGCTCAGGGAATGA